The genomic DNA TATCTTGCTATTGCACCAACAAAGGATATGGGGCGCATTGAATGGATGACTGAAAAGGCTACTGAAATAGGTTTTGATGAGATTACTTTCTTGGATTGTAAATTCTCTGAACGTAAGATGTTGCGTACAGATCGTATAGAGAAGATTGTTATCTCAGCAGTTAAGCAGAGCCGTAAAGGCTGGAAACCAGTGGTAAACTCAATGACACCTTTTCATTCTTTCATAGAGAAGCATTCTAACAATGGACGAAAGTATATTTGCCATTGTTACCAAGAGATACCACGAGCAGACTTCTTTACTGCCATCACACAAGAAGAGTCTTCTCCAACAGGCGAAGATATTACCGTATTGGTAGGACCAGAGGGCGACTTCTCTATCGATGAAGTTCGTTTTGCTTTGGAACATGGTTTTGAGAGTGTTACGTTGGGTAACAGCCGTTTACGCACAGAAACAGCAGGGCTTAGTGCCGTCATGATGTCGCAGCTTGCACGAAGAATGTAAGCTGTTTCTTGTGTGTTTAAGGTTAGAATGGACTGTTGAAAGCTTCAAATAAATATGTTTAATTGCTGTTATCATACTACGTTCCATTGGTGTTAAGCATTCGCACAATGCGTGCTAAGTCTCCGCACAACGTGTGTTAAGCCTTCGCACAAGATGTGTGACGCACTAATACAATAGTGAATGATGGATAGAAACGTTCTTGAAAGAGGTTAGTAGATATGCAATAAGACAAATAACATGTAATAGAACACTGATAAGCAACTTATATGAGAAAAAGTTTATTGGATGCAATAAAATTAAGTTTTTTTGTTGCTCTCTCGTGTATGTATCAAAAAAAATGCTTAATTTTGCAGCATACATTTAAATAACGTTATTATTTATATTAAATTTTTTAACTAAACTATGCAGAAAAGATTACTTTTCTTGATTACGTTGTTGATTGCAATGACAACTACTGTCATGGCACAGGTTACAACTTCAGGAATCAGTGGTAAGATTGTGTCTCAGGGTGAAGATGTTATTGGTGCTACCATTACAGCAACTCATCAACCTTCTGGAACAGTTTATCGCGCTGTGACGAACATCGATGGTCGTTATACTATTCAGGGTATGCGCGTCGGTGGTCCATACAAGGTGACTGTGGCTTACATTGGTCAGAAGACGAAGACTTTTGACAATGTTACACTCCGTCTTGGTGAGACGGAAGATCTCTCTTGTTCACTTCAAGATGATACCAAGGAGCTTCAGGAGGTTGTTGTGAAGGGTAGTGCGGGTGTTAACGCAACCAAGACGGGTGCTGCACAGAGTATCAGCTCGAAGCAGATTGCTGATATGCCAAGTATTACCCATGGTATTGCGGATGTTGCTCGTCTCAATCCACAGTTGACAACAACGAATAGTGGCGCAATGTCTTTTGCTGGTACAAGCAACCGCTACAACTCTTTTATGATTGACGGTGCGGCAAACAATGACGTGTTTGGTCTTGCTGGCGGTGGAACAAATGGAGGTAGTGCCGGAACACAGCCTGTTTCTATGGAGACAATTGAGCAGATTCAGGTGAATGTTGCTCCTTTTGATGTCCGTCAGGGTGGTTTTACGGGTGGTGCCATCAATGCAATTACCAAGAGCGGAACTAACGTGTTCCACGGCAGTGTCTATGGCTTTGGTAATAACCAGGGACTGATAGGCTCTAAGTATCCTCTTGCTGACGGCGGTTACGCTCCCAAGTTCAACAAGCAGAAGGAGTATAATATCGGTGTAACCTTGGGTGGTCCTATTATCAAGGATAAGTTGTTCTTCTTTGCAAACTATGAGAAGACCAACAAAACTTATCCTAATCTTTACACCTTAGGCTCAGAGCATTCTGCCGTTGATGCCGCAAAGGCAAATGACATCTTGGAGAAGATTGCTGATCTCGCTAAGCGTCAGGGTGTGAACTTCCCTACAGCTCTTTCTACTGATGATATTTATACTAAGAGTGATAAGGTTGGTTTGAAACTTGACTGGAATATCAATGAAACCAATAAGGCAACTGTACGTTGGAGTCTTGTTGATGCAGAACAACTGAACTATGCCGGTTCAAGAACCTCTGTCAACGGCATCAGCTATGCTTATCCGTTCAAGAGCAAAACCAATTCTTTCATTGCCGAGTTACAGAGCCGTCTCTCTCCGTCTGTTGCCAACGAGGCTCGTGCGAGCTACGTACGTGTAAGAGATAATCGTGCTATCACAGGTGAGTACCCGAATGTGACAGTCAATAATGTAGGCGGCGGTTCAGTAAACTTAGGTGTTGAGCGTTCTTCTATGGCTAACCGTTTGGATCAAGATATCTACACTCTTGAAGATAACTTGACATGGTATAAGGGTAATCATACCTTTACTTTTGGTACTCATAATGAGTTGTATAAGTTCACAAACCTTTTCCTTCAAGACCTCTTTGGTAGTTATACATTCAAGAACTATGATTCTTTTGTAAACTACTACAACGATTATGTTGCCGGTAAAATAGATCCCAAGAAGTCTTATATCAACCAGTACCGTTACTCTCACGCAAATGTAGACGTTACAGGCGACCCGCGTTGGGAAGCATCATTCGGTGCAGCGCAGCTGAGTTTCTATGCACAGGACAAGTGGGATGCAACTGCCAACTTCCAGCTGACCTATGGTCTCCGCATGGACATCCCGATTATTATTGATACGCCTGCTGCCAATGAGCCGTTCAACCAGTATGCAGAGACGAAAGGATGGAATGTCAGGACAAACCAGCGACTGTCGAGTACGCCTCTCTGGAGCCCTCGTGTAGGTTTCCGCTGGGACATCAACAAAGACCGCAGGTTTATTCTCCGTGGTGGTGCCGGTGTGTTCACAGGACGCATCCCGTTCGTTTGGATCAGTAACAACTATACTCACACAGGAATACAGCTTTCAACATTTGACGCCTATAACACAAACGGACTGGAGCTGTTGCTTGACCCTGAAGCACAGCAGAACAACGCATCAAAGCTCAAGGCAAAGGGAAGCCAGATCATCAATGTCTACGACCGCAATTTCAAGTTTGCACAGAACCTCCGTTTCAACCTCGGCTTCGACTTTAACGTGCTGGGCATCAACTGGACTGCCGAGGCCATCTACTCAAAGACACTCAATGATATTCTTTACCAGAACCTTGCCTATGACCAGACAGGCAAGACCTTTGGAGAAGTTTATGGAAGTGTCGGTGCACCGATAGAAGACAACCGCCCACTTTATTCCCAGGTGACGAAAGGAACTCCTTTCAACAATATCTATAAGTTGAGCAACACATCAAAGGGCTATACGGTCAACATGAGCCTGAAGGCTGAAAAGCATTTCAACTTCGGCCTTGACTTGATGGCAAGCTACACCTGGACAAAGTCAATGAGTGTAAACAACGGTGGTTCTTCTGTTGCAGAGAGTAACTGGAGATTCAATTACACTTATCGTAATCCTAACGACCCGGAGCTGGGCAATTCTGCTTATAATATTCCTCACCGCATTCAGGCCTCTGCTTATTACCATGTAAACTATGGTTCTCAGAAGCAGTGGCAGACAACGGTAGGTCTTATCTACCAGGCGAAGAGCGGTTCTCCATATAGTCTCTATTACTACGGTGATGTCAACGAGGATGGTTCAAATGGAAACGACCTGTTCTTTATTCCTACAGATGCTCAGATTGATAAGATGCAGTTTGAAGAGACTAACTTCTCTGCTAACGCACTTACAAATGCAGTCTTCGGTGATGGTTTCACTGCTCCTAAGTTAACAGCTGATATGCAGCGTGCGATGATGAAGCATTGGATTGGCAATGACTCTTACATGAAGAAACACCGTGGCGAATACTACAAGCGTTTTGCTGATAATCTTGCTTTTGAACATCATTTTGATGTTCACTTCGCACAGAAGTATAGTTTCAAGGTGGGTGGTCAAGTTAACTCCCTTGAGTTGAGTTTTGATATTATCAATGTTGGTAACTTGTTGAACAAGAACTGGGGTCATACTTATGGCGATGGCTTTGGTGTCTACTATAGCCCAGTAAGCTATCAGAGAAATGGTCGTTACCAGTTCACAGGTGGTTATGCAACACGTAATTATAGTGACTACTACAGCCGTTGGCGTGGTCAGCTTGGTTTACGTTACACATTCTAATTTGTAAGATAAAACTATATAAAAAGCAGGGACTCCTATTGGGGTCTCTGCTTTTTTTCTTATCTTTGCATAAGATAGGCTGCGTTCGACAATTTAAAAGTAAACTTTTATTGCACTCGCTTGCACTATCTTTGCATAAGATAGGCTGCACTCGGCAATTTAAAAGTAAACTTTTATTGCACTCGCTTGCACTATCTTTGCATAAGACAGATGGCACTTGCTGGCATTATCATCTTTGCGTAAAATAAAAACCATATATATATGATTATTGATTTTGATAAGATTGCCGAAGAACATATAGAAGGTTTCAAAGGCGGTGAAGGCAAATTGGATATGCGTGCTTTCGTAGACGAGCAGGCACGTATTATGTATTCAACCTTACGCCCGGGTGCAAGTAGTGGAAAGCACCAGCATGTTGGTTCTTTTGAGGTGATGTATGTTATCAGTGGTGAACTGACTGTTCATTATGATGACA from Prevotella melaninogenica includes the following:
- a CDS encoding RsmE family RNA methyltransferase → MKEARYFYVPNAAMETALPAEEAIHATRVLRLKEGDELFLMDGEGYFYRAEVALTTPKKCLYTIKETLRQELAWRGKIYLAIAPTKDMGRIEWMTEKATEIGFDEITFLDCKFSERKMLRTDRIEKIVISAVKQSRKGWKPVVNSMTPFHSFIEKHSNNGRKYICHCYQEIPRADFFTAITQEESSPTGEDITVLVGPEGDFSIDEVRFALEHGFESVTLGNSRLRTETAGLSAVMMSQLARRM
- a CDS encoding TonB-dependent receptor — translated: MQKRLLFLITLLIAMTTTVMAQVTTSGISGKIVSQGEDVIGATITATHQPSGTVYRAVTNIDGRYTIQGMRVGGPYKVTVAYIGQKTKTFDNVTLRLGETEDLSCSLQDDTKELQEVVVKGSAGVNATKTGAAQSISSKQIADMPSITHGIADVARLNPQLTTTNSGAMSFAGTSNRYNSFMIDGAANNDVFGLAGGGTNGGSAGTQPVSMETIEQIQVNVAPFDVRQGGFTGGAINAITKSGTNVFHGSVYGFGNNQGLIGSKYPLADGGYAPKFNKQKEYNIGVTLGGPIIKDKLFFFANYEKTNKTYPNLYTLGSEHSAVDAAKANDILEKIADLAKRQGVNFPTALSTDDIYTKSDKVGLKLDWNINETNKATVRWSLVDAEQLNYAGSRTSVNGISYAYPFKSKTNSFIAELQSRLSPSVANEARASYVRVRDNRAITGEYPNVTVNNVGGGSVNLGVERSSMANRLDQDIYTLEDNLTWYKGNHTFTFGTHNELYKFTNLFLQDLFGSYTFKNYDSFVNYYNDYVAGKIDPKKSYINQYRYSHANVDVTGDPRWEASFGAAQLSFYAQDKWDATANFQLTYGLRMDIPIIIDTPAANEPFNQYAETKGWNVRTNQRLSSTPLWSPRVGFRWDINKDRRFILRGGAGVFTGRIPFVWISNNYTHTGIQLSTFDAYNTNGLELLLDPEAQQNNASKLKAKGSQIINVYDRNFKFAQNLRFNLGFDFNVLGINWTAEAIYSKTLNDILYQNLAYDQTGKTFGEVYGSVGAPIEDNRPLYSQVTKGTPFNNIYKLSNTSKGYTVNMSLKAEKHFNFGLDLMASYTWTKSMSVNNGGSSVAESNWRFNYTYRNPNDPELGNSAYNIPHRIQASAYYHVNYGSQKQWQTTVGLIYQAKSGSPYSLYYYGDVNEDGSNGNDLFFIPTDAQIDKMQFEETNFSANALTNAVFGDGFTAPKLTADMQRAMMKHWIGNDSYMKKHRGEYYKRFADNLAFEHHFDVHFAQKYSFKVGGQVNSLELSFDIINVGNLLNKNWGHTYGDGFGVYYSPVSYQRNGRYQFTGGYATRNYSDYYSRWRGQLGLRYTF
- a CDS encoding cupin domain-containing protein; the encoded protein is MIIDFDKIAEEHIEGFKGGEGKLDMRAFVDEQARIMYSTLRPGASSGKHQHVGSFEVMYVISGELTVHYDDTTEVARVGQLHYCPEGHFHWFENCTDHDVVYLAIVPTLR